The Minwuia thermotolerans genome includes a window with the following:
- the htpG gene encoding molecular chaperone HtpG has protein sequence MTAENFQFQAEVTRLLHIVTNALYSEKEIFLRELISNASDACERLRYLAIADPSLTEGAEPFRIRIAVDREAGTLTVSDNGVGMTRDELIENLGTIAKSGSTAFLEQLEGGKSADLSVIGQFGVGFYSAFMVADEVEVLTRRAGEDTAWRWKSDGSGAYTIEDAERDGHGSDVVLKIAEAQKEFLDPDRLRRIVETYSDHIAWPITIHAGGEEMADDADEPVNKASALWTRPKSEITEQDYKEFYHHVGGGFDEPWLTIHAHVEGKVEYRLLLFVPSERPFDLFHPDRKHRVKLYVKRVFITDEAEELAPSYMRFLRGVVDSEDLPLNVSREMLQNEPLLRHMRGQIVKRVLTELERKAKNDAEGFAKFWETFGAVLKEGIYEDQEVGERILELSRFHSTAGEGLVGLDEYVARMKPEQEAIYYITAEDLEQARRSPQLEGFRARGVEVLLLTDPVDDFWLSVRPAYNEKPFRSVTRGGADLSKIAGGETETSEEEDKADKPGQTELATLIAGIKQALGEKVKDVRESGRLQESPVCLVADEFDMDLRLERVLKAHKQVDRASKRIMEINPRHPLIRRLAERIREGGVDDALTEASELLLDQALIIEGEPIADPAAFSRRMADFMVRGL, from the coding sequence TACTCGGAGAAGGAGATCTTCCTCCGCGAACTGATCTCCAACGCCTCCGACGCGTGCGAGCGGCTGCGCTATCTGGCCATCGCCGATCCGTCGCTCACCGAGGGCGCCGAGCCCTTCCGCATCCGCATCGCCGTCGACCGGGAAGCGGGCACGCTGACGGTCTCCGACAACGGCGTCGGCATGACCCGGGACGAGCTGATCGAGAACCTGGGCACTATCGCCAAGTCGGGCTCGACCGCCTTTCTGGAACAGCTCGAGGGCGGCAAGTCCGCCGACCTGTCCGTGATCGGCCAGTTCGGCGTCGGCTTCTATTCGGCCTTCATGGTCGCCGACGAGGTCGAGGTGCTGACCCGCCGCGCCGGCGAGGACACGGCCTGGCGCTGGAAGAGCGACGGCTCGGGCGCCTACACGATCGAGGATGCCGAGCGCGACGGCCACGGCTCCGACGTGGTCCTGAAGATCGCCGAGGCCCAGAAGGAGTTCCTGGACCCCGACCGGTTGCGCCGGATCGTCGAGACCTACTCCGACCACATCGCCTGGCCCATCACCATCCACGCCGGCGGAGAGGAGATGGCCGACGACGCCGACGAGCCCGTCAACAAGGCCTCGGCGCTCTGGACCCGTCCGAAGTCGGAAATCACCGAGCAGGACTACAAGGAATTCTATCACCATGTCGGCGGCGGCTTCGACGAGCCTTGGCTGACCATCCACGCTCATGTCGAGGGCAAGGTCGAATACCGTCTGCTGCTGTTCGTGCCGAGCGAGCGGCCCTTCGATCTGTTCCACCCCGACCGCAAGCACCGCGTGAAGCTGTACGTCAAGCGCGTCTTCATCACCGACGAGGCGGAGGAACTGGCCCCCAGCTACATGCGCTTCCTGCGCGGCGTCGTCGATTCGGAAGACCTGCCGCTCAACGTCAGCCGCGAGATGCTGCAGAACGAGCCCCTGCTGCGGCACATGCGCGGCCAGATCGTCAAGCGCGTGCTGACCGAGCTGGAGCGCAAGGCGAAGAACGACGCCGAGGGCTTCGCGAAGTTCTGGGAGACCTTCGGCGCGGTTCTCAAGGAGGGCATCTACGAGGATCAGGAGGTCGGCGAGCGCATCCTCGAGCTTTCCCGCTTCCACTCCACGGCGGGCGAAGGGCTGGTCGGGCTCGACGAGTATGTCGCCCGCATGAAGCCGGAGCAGGAGGCGATCTACTACATCACCGCCGAAGACCTGGAACAGGCCCGCAGGAGCCCGCAGCTCGAGGGCTTCCGCGCCAGGGGCGTCGAGGTGCTGCTGCTGACCGATCCGGTGGACGACTTCTGGCTCTCGGTGCGGCCCGCCTACAATGAAAAGCCCTTCCGCTCGGTCACCCGCGGCGGCGCCGACCTCTCGAAGATCGCCGGCGGCGAGACGGAGACATCCGAAGAAGAGGACAAGGCCGACAAGCCCGGCCAGACCGAACTCGCGACCCTGATCGCCGGCATCAAGCAGGCGCTGGGCGAGAAGGTGAAGGACGTCCGCGAATCCGGCCGCCTGCAGGAAAGTCCGGTCTGTCTGGTCGCCGACGAGTTCGACATGGACCTGCGGCTGGAGCGGGTGCTGAAGGCCCACAAGCAGGTCGACCGGGCCTCGAAGCGCATCATGGAGATCAATCCGCGCCACCCGCTGATCCGCCGCCTGGCCGAACGGATCCGGGAAGGCGGCGTCGACGACGCCCTGACCGAGGCGTCGGAACTGCTGCTCGATCAGGCGCTGATCATCGAGGGCGAGCCCATCGCCGACCCGGCCGCCTTCAGCCGGCGCATGGCCGACTTCATGGTGCGGGGGCTGTAG